Proteins encoded together in one Thermococcus celericrescens window:
- a CDS encoding zinc ribbon domain-containing protein, producing MHATLVFEAVPKNFNQRVVRKRRKSEARLRDTLHNIGMNGFQRFVFEKAVEYGVSVVFVNPSYSSQVCPHCGAFRVKPNDDALRRRVFECPVCSFSMDRDFVAVLNLVGLFPFSPKACEPSAEDSVSPVMLVVEANLLHCKNSLVIISQGLQQK from the coding sequence TTGCATGCTACTCTCGTCTTTGAGGCCGTTCCGAAGAATTTTAATCAAAGGGTTGTGAGGAAAAGGAGAAAGAGCGAGGCGAGGCTGAGGGATACGCTTCACAACATTGGAATGAATGGTTTCCAGCGTTTTGTCTTTGAGAAGGCGGTTGAGTATGGTGTTTCTGTGGTTTTTGTTAATCCTTCTTATTCTTCTCAGGTTTGTCCGCATTGTGGTGCGTTTAGGGTTAAGCCTAATGATGACGCTCTGCGTCGGAGGGTTTTCGAGTGTCCGGTTTGCAGTTTTTCAATGGACAGGGATTTTGTTGCGGTCTTGAACTTGGTGGGGCTGTTTCCGTTCAGCCCGAAGGCCTGTGAGCCATCGGCGGAGGACTCGGTGAGTCCGGTGATGCTGGTGGTTGAGGCTAACCTCCTGCACTGCAAGAACTCGTTAGTGATAATTAGTCAAGGACTGCAACAAAAATAA